The nucleotide sequence AGACAGTCGTATATAAATAGCTTACCAAGGATAGACCTTGGTTTTTTCATACCGGGGATCATGTCTTAGCTATGACTGCTTAGAATTTTACTCGGGTTTCTGTTTTATAGAACGCCAACGCATCGAAATTCGCCAACACTCAGCTACTAAGTTATGCCAAGGTACTAGCATACTCGCTTCGATACCCGCTTGTCCATCCGTCGCCTGAAATAACATTTGAGCAGTGGTTACTTCTTTTTGAGCCTGTTTTACCCGTTCGAGTAAGTCCGTTTGTTCTTCACAGGAGA is from Gloeothece verrucosa PCC 7822 and encodes:
- a CDS encoding DUF2605 domain-containing protein: MSNSQPSEPELLNTVLKPLLEDFQYWFSRACTLLENERLSFISCEEQTDLLERVKQAQKEVTTAQMLFQATDGQAGIEASMLVPWHNLVAECWRISMRWRSIKQKPE